The following coding sequences lie in one Danio rerio strain Tuebingen ecotype United States chromosome 25, GRCz12tu, whole genome shotgun sequence genomic window:
- the LOC137489379 gene encoding histone H2B 1/2-like isoform X2, giving the protein MPEPAKTAPKKGSKKAVTKTAGKSGKKRRRTRKESYAIYVYKVLKQVHPDTGISSKAMGIMNSFVNDIFERIAGEASRLAHYNKRSTITSREIQTAVRLLLPGELAKHAVSEGTKAVTKYTSSK; this is encoded by the coding sequence ATGCCTGAACCAGCGAAGACCGCACCCAAGAAGGGCTCCAAGAAAGCCGTCACCAAGACCGCCGGCAAAAGCGGCAAGAAACGCAGAAGGACCAGGAAGGAGAGCTATGCTATCTACGTGTACAAAGTATTGAAGCAGGTTCATCCTGACACCGGGATCTCCTCGAAGGCGATGGGCATCATGAACTCGTTCGTCAACGACATCTTCGAGCGCATCGCCGGTGAGGCGTCTCGTCTCGCTCACTACAACAAGCGCTCCACCATCACTTCCAGAGAGATCCAGACCGCCGTGCGTCTGCTCCTGCCCGGAGAGCTGGCCAAACACGCCGTGTCCGAAGGTACAAAGGCCGTCACCAAGTACACCAGCTCCAAGTAA